The DNA region ACCCGCCAGCCGCCGGCCGCCGCCGCGCGGACGCGCTGGCCCGGCAGGTCGGGGATCGGCGCGCGCGCGTCCGGAAACCGGACCGCGGCCCCCGCCCCGTCGACCACCAGCGCGCTGCCGTCGACCACCTCGATCGGATCGAACCACGGCGCGCCTGCGCCGGGCGCGCGCCGGACCGCGGTGACCCCGTCGCCGCTCTCGATCCGCTCGGCCACGCCGTCGGGGCCGTAGGCGACCCGCGCGGTGACCGCCCCGCCGTCGATGCCCAGGGTCGCGCGCCAGGCGTCGGCGTCGGGCTCGAGCGTCAGCTCGGCCACGGCGAAGCCCCACCCGGCCAGGAGCACCGGCCCGTGGAAGCCGCCGGTGGTGGCCGCCCGCGCCAGCGCGTGCTCGAACGGCGTCGCCGGCGGCAGCTCGACCGCGGGCTCGCCGCGGACCTGCACGTCCCAGCCGCGCGCGGTCGCCACCGCGACCCCGCTGGCGTCGCCCCGCGTCAAGGTCACCCGGACCGGGCGATCGTCGGCGCGGTCGATCGCGAGGGTCAGCTCGTCGGTGACGACCAGGTCGCCGCGCCGCACGACGATGCGCTCGCGCCGCCACAGCCGGGCGCCGTCGTCGCGCTGCACGGCCTCCCCGATCAGCGCGCCGTTCCAGCGCAGGTCGTACGCGGCCTCGGGCGCGCGCGCGGCGACCTCGAGGTCGTCGACCCACACCGACCGCGCGACCGGCGGGGCGCAGCCCGCGACCACGAGCGCGATGACGGACGATCGGCGCATGCGAAAAAATGATCGTAGGACGAGGTCGCCCGCGATCGCAAACCCGGCGCGCGTCACCGCCCGGCCGAGCGGCCGGTCCACGCCTCGTACTCGCCGATGCGCCGCGCCAGCGCGGCCAGATCCTCGCCGGCGCGGCTGCGCTCCTCGGCCGCGACCACCAGCAGGCCCATCGCCGCTTGCAGGAACCGGCCCCCGGGCAGCGCCAGGTTGGCGCCGCGCAAGGCGTAGTCGCGGACCTCGTCGATCCGGAAGCCGACCTGGCCGATCTGGAGGAACGCGCCGTTGACCGCGACCGTGTCGGTGCCGACCGCGAGCGCCCGGTCGATCTCCTTCTTGGCGGCCCGGCCGCCGTCGCCGGCCAGCCCCGCCGACAGCCGACGCTTCGCGTCCTCGTAGACCTCGGGCCGCCCGATCGGCGCCGAGCGGGTGTACGGCGACAGCTGGTCGGCGATGCGCTTGGCGGCGTCGGGCCCGTCGGCCACGTGCAGCGCCACCTCGAGGTCGCCCAGCGCCAGCAGCAGATCGCGGTTGCGCGAGCGCCGGCGCGCCTCGGCCAGGCGCTCGAACGCGAAGTAGCCCAGGCCGGCGACGACGAAGATCCCGCCCGGGACCAGCGACAGCGCGCCCAGCGTGGCGCCGACCGCGGCCGCGCCCGAGGTCACGGCGGCGCTGGTCGGCGACCGCCCGATCAGCTCGACCCGGTCGAGCAGGCGCGCGTCGAGGCGGATCGCCGGGTTGCCCTGGGGCGCGATGACGAGCTCGCAGCCAGCGACCCCGATGCCGCTGCGCGGCAACAGCGCGAGCGACGGCGAGATCGCCGCATCGGCGGCCGCGACCGCTGCCCCGGTGGACATCTGGCCCAGTGTAGCAGGCGCGCCGGACTCCGCCGTTCGGCCCGGTGGTTTTCGCGGCGCCTCTGCTACAGTCCGGGCATGTCGGAGCCTGCGTCGCCCCCGCCCACGCACCTGGTCGATGTCCGGAAGGTCGTGGCGACCAGCGTCGCCATCGCCGTGATCGGCGCGCTGGGGGGCCTGGTCGCCTGGATGACCCCCAAGGCCGCGGCCCGCGAGGTCGCGGCGGCGTGCGGCAGCCTGGAGTCGTCGCCGACCAACCCGTCGCTCGGCGCCCTGCCCCGCCCGGCCCCCGACTTCGTGGTCACGACCCACGAGGGCAAGACCGTCCACCTGTCGGACTTCCGCGGCAAGGTCGTGCTCCTCAACTTCTGGGCGTCGTGGTGCAACGTGTGCAAGGCCGAGAAGCCGTCGCTGACGACGATGACCGAGGACCTGGCCGGCGGCGACTTCGCGGTCGTGACCCTGGCGTCGGACCGCAGCTGGGACGACGTCAAGAAGGCGCTGCCCAAGGGCGCGCCGTTCCAGGTCATGCTCGACCCGCCGCCCGACGACGACAGCAACATCGGCGCGATCGCCACGGCCTGGGGCATCAAGGCGGTGCCCGAGTCGTTCGTGATCGACAAGCAGGGCCGCATCCGCATGTACCTCATCAACAAGCGCGACTGGGACGCGTCGGTGACCGAGACCTGCCTGCAAGCCCTGATCGACGAGTGACATGGCCAAGATCCTGGTCGTCGACGACGAGCTCGATGTCGTGCGCATGGTGGTCCGGACGCTCGAGGCTCGGGGCCACAGCGTCGACGTCGCCCGCGACGGCGAGGCCGCGCTGGCGCTGATCGCCCTGTCGGCGCCCGACCTGCTCGTGGTCGACGCCAACCTGCCGCGCATCGACGGCGTCGAGGTGTGCCGGCGGCTGCGGGCCGACCCGGCGACGCGCGCCATGCCGATCGTCATGATGAGCGCGGCCTACGTCAGCCTGGCCGACGCGCTGACCGACGGCGGCGCCGACGAGCTGGTCATGAAGCCGTTCGTGCGCGAGACCCTGGTCAACAACGTCGAGCGGCTGCTCAAGCCGCGCCCATGACCACCCCCGGCCCCGGGCCCGGCGGCGCGGTCCCGTTCACGATCCTCACCGGCTTCCTCGGCGCCGGCAAGACCACGACGCTCAACCGGATGCTCGCGGCGCCCCACGGCCGCCGGATCGCGGTGCTGGTCAACGAGCTGGGCCGGATCGCGATCGACACCCGGCTGATCGTCGCGCGCGGCAGCGACGTGCTCGAGCTGGCCGGCGGCTGCGTGTGCTGCAAGGTCGACCTCAAGAGCGATCTGTGGGACGGCATCGCCGAGGTCGTGGCCCGGTCGAAGCCCGACCAGGTCGTGCTCGAGACCACCGGCATCGCCGAGCCCGCCGCGATCCTCGACAACCTCGGCCGGGTGCCGGCCGCGGTCCGCGATCGCATCGTGCCGGCCGGGACGATCGCGGTGGTCGACGCCGAGGCCGGCGCCGCGCAGCTCGACCGCCACGACGAGGCCCGGGGCCAGGTCGAGGCCGCCGATCGGGTGCTGCTGCGCAAGCTCGACCGCGCCGACCTCGGCCAGCACATGGCCGTCCGCGCGCGCGTCGCCGCGCTCGCGCCGACCGCCGAGGTCGCGAGCTTCCCCGACTCCGACGACGGCGCGGTGGCGCTGACCGCGTGGCTCCTGGCCGCGCGGGCGCCGCGGCCGACCTCGGGCCACGGCCACCGCCACCGCCACGGCCAGCTCAGCGCCGCGATCTTCGCCGATCCCACGCCGCTGGCCGGCGACGCGGTGCTCGCGGTGCTGCGCGAGCTCGGCGACCGGCTGGTCCGCGCCAAGGGCTTCGTGCGCCTGGCCGGCGACGTCGACGCCGGCTTCGTCGAGCGCGCCGGCGCGGTGCTCGAGCTGCGACGCGGCCTGCCGTGGCCGGGCCCGCCGCGCACCGAGCTGGTCATGATCGGCGACGACCTCGACGAGAGCGCGTTGCGCCGGGCGCTGTGGGCGTGCCGGGTCGGGACCTGACCCGGCCGGCGCGCGCGCCCGGCCTCACAGGCTGCCGGTGAGCAGGAACCAGGTGTCGGTCTGGCCCTTCGCGGCCAGGCCCCGGGCCACGCCCACCTCGAACGTCCCGGGCACGAAGTAGCCGACGATCGTGTCCAGGCGCAGCGCGGCGCCGACGGTGGGCTTGACCGCGTCGAGCGTGGGCTCGCCGTCGTAGGCGGCGCCGACGTCGACCAGCCCGGCCAGGTGGACGCGGCGCAGGTAGACCGGCAACGTCGACGCGCCGCGCTCGATCGTCGCCAGCTGGTGGCGGTACTCGAGGTTGGCCAGGTGGAAGGTGTTGCCGGCGACCGCCCGCACCGGGTACCCGCGCAGGTAGCCGGTCGAGCCGGTCCGGGTCGAGTCGATCACCGCCTGCACGACGTCCTGCACCGGCACGCCGCCGAGGCCGTAGCCGCCGCCGCGCGACAGGTCGCTGACCCGGGTCGCGCCGGCCACCCGCACCGCCAGCGCCGGCGTGTCACCCCACGGCAGCTTGTAGTAGCCGCGCCAGAACCAGTTGACCGTCAGCGCCCGCTGGCTCGCGCCCAGCGCCGGATGATCGAGGCGCAGCCCCAAGGACAGCTCGTGGCCCTCGGTCGGCCCCAGGTTGTACAGGTAGCCGCGGCTGTTGCCGTAGCTGACCCGGGCGCCGAGCCCGGCGTTGACGAAGTCGGACCGCGGCACGCCCGGCAGCGTCTGGGTCGGATCAGCGATCGTCGACGGCGCGTCGGCGCGTCGGACCCAGTCGACCGCGTAGTCGAACGACACCGCGAGCGCGCCGTCATCGGTGCGGCGGACCGGGACGCCGAACCCGACCGAGCCCGACAGGATCTCCTCGTCCCACGGCCGCGACCGCCCGTCGATGCGGATCGACGTGCGGTGGGCCAGCGTGCGGGACGCGGCCGCGCGCAGGCCGTAGCGCGCGCCGCCGTAGCCGTAGGCGCCGCCGACGTTGACGTCGCCGCGCTCGAGCTCGACGGTCGTGACCAGCGTGTAGGCGTGGAGGCCGGCGACGTCGGCGCCCGAGGTCGCGGCGGTCGCGGCCTGGCCGAACGTGCCGAGCGTGAGCTGGGCGGTCCACGCGCGCGGCGCCAGGGTCTCGAGCGCGCGGTACGGGCGCGGCGCGCTCACCTCGGCCTCGTCGTCGGGCACCACCGTCGGCGCCGGGCGATCGTCGACGTACGGCCGGGCCGGCGCCCACTGGCGCGGATCGAGCGCGAGCTCGTACAGATCCTGGCCCGAGCCGACGAAGTCGAGGTACGCGAGGCGCTGGCTGTCGGGCGACACCGCCATCTCGAACACGTGCCCGGTGAGGTTGGTGACCTGCCACAGCGCCCTGGTGGCCAGGTCGTGGGCGAAGACGTTGGCGACGCCGGTGCGGTCGCTGGTGAAGTACAGGTAGCGGCCGTCGGGCGACCACCGGGGGTTGTCGTCGAGCGCGCGATCGTCGGTGATCGGCTCGACCGCGCCGGTGCCGACGTCGACGACCAGCAGATCGCGGGCGCCGCCGGCGCGCCAGGCGATGAACGCCAGCCGCCGGCCGTCGGGCGACCACGCCGGCATGAACACCTGGTCGTAGCGACCGGCGCCGGCCCAGATCCGGCGGCGCGCCTCGGGCTGGCGCCGCGACACGACCCACAGCTCGCTGGTGCTGCGCCCGTTCTTCGAGTACGCGACCAGGTCGCCGTCGGGCGACAGCGCCGGATCGCGCGCGCGCTCGGCCCGGGTCAGCAGCGTCGTGCGGCCGCTGGTCGGATCGTGCTGGACCAGGTCCTGGAACGCGTAGACGTCCCGGTAGAACTGGGTCTGCTCGAGGACGATCACGCCGTCGCTGTCGACGTCGAAGCCGCCCATGCGATCGAACGCCGCGACCGGGCGCGCGCTGCGGTGATCGCCGCCGGCCGGGATCGCCTTGATCTGCTCGCGGCTGAGGCCGTCGTTCTCGGTGAACCACAGCTCGCGCCCGTCGGCGGTGTAGCGCGGGTTGCGCGCGAACTCGCCGACCACCGACAGCCGGCGCCCGGCCCGGGGCCGCCGCCGCTCGACCGCCTCGAGCTGCAGGGTCGCGTGATCGCGCAGCTGCCGGTGCCAGGCCGGGTACAGCTCGTCGAAGGTGTGGCCGATCGCCGCCACCAGCTGCCGGTTGGTGCCGAACGGCACGGTCGAGCTGCCGCTCGACCACGACATCCGCCGGGCGGCGTCGTCGCCGAACCGATCGAACACGTACTTGAGGAAGTGCGAGCCGTAGAGGTACGCCGCGTTGCCGCGCGGGAACTTCAGCGGCGAGTTGGTGAACTCGTCGAGCCGGAGATCGTCGCCGGCGAGCACCGGCACCCGCAGGTAGGCGTCGAACAGCGCGGCCCGCGTGCGCCCGGCCGACGAGCGCTTGCTCTCCTCGTAGGTCGCCAGGCCCTCGATGATCCAGCGCGGCATGACCTGGTTGGGCGCCCAGGTCTTGCCGAAGATGCCGTTGTAGTAGCGGGCCAGGCCGCCGATCGAGTCGAGGTGGAGGATGTGCGTGTACTCGTGGGCGAACAGCAGGTACAGCCAGTCGTCGTGATCGGCCAGGACCGAGCCCGAGTTGGGCGCGCTGGCGTACAGCGTCACGGCGTTGCGCGGCAGCACGTTGGCGAAGCCGTTGGCGCCGTCGTTGTCGTCGATCAGGACGATGTGGGTCTTCTCGGCCGGCGCGTGATCGAGCACGGGCGCCAGCACGCGGTGCGCGCGCTCGGCCAGGACCGCGATCCGCCGGCCGACGTCGGCGAGCGGCGCCGCGAAGTGGACGGCGAAGTGCTCGCTCTCGACCGTCTGCCACACGCGCTCGGGATCGCCGGCCGCCGCCGGGCGGGCCAGCGCGGCCACGACCGCCGCGACCGCCGCGACCGCCGCGACCGCGTGCGCACGCCGGAGCATCGGCCGCATTGTAGTAGAGTCCGTCACCATGTGGATCCCCAAGGTCGCCCTCGCCGCTCTGCTCGCCGCCGCCGCCTGTGGCGGCAAGTCCCGCCCCCCGGCCGACAAGCCGACCGACGGCGCGCCGGCCGACAGCCCGGCCGCGCCGACCGCCCTCGACGTGAGCAAGCTCGGCACCAGCTGCGGCGCCGACGGCGCCTGTCCCGACGGCATGAC from Myxococcales bacterium includes:
- a CDS encoding transglutaminase domain-containing protein — its product is MRRSSVIALVVAGCAPPVARSVWVDDLEVAARAPEAAYDLRWNGALIGEAVQRDDGARLWRRERIVVRRGDLVVTDELTLAIDRADDRPVRVTLTRGDASGVAVATARGWDVQVRGEPAVELPPATPFEHALARAATTGGFHGPVLLAGWGFAVAELTLEPDADAWRATLGIDGGAVTARVAYGPDGVAERIESGDGVTAVRRAPGAGAPWFDPIEVVDGSALVVDGAGAAVRFPDARAPIPDLPGQRVRAAAAGGWRVELDAAAPGDLPPGPRGPDRERTIAALTATVAAAVIDDLGATAATVGAARTAARGDCTTHALQFVARADDAGIPTRVVTGLRRDGDRLVRHRWVVAWTGLRWMTVDPTYGESPAAPALIGLAVHGPRAADLAMADAVVFDGLGARALGD
- a CDS encoding TlpA family protein disulfide reductase, with protein sequence MSEPASPPPTHLVDVRKVVATSVAIAVIGALGGLVAWMTPKAAAREVAAACGSLESSPTNPSLGALPRPAPDFVVTTHEGKTVHLSDFRGKVVLLNFWASWCNVCKAEKPSLTTMTEDLAGGDFAVVTLASDRSWDDVKKALPKGAPFQVMLDPPPDDDSNIGAIATAWGIKAVPESFVIDKQGRIRMYLINKRDWDASVTETCLQALIDE
- a CDS encoding response regulator; the protein is MAKILVVDDELDVVRMVVRTLEARGHSVDVARDGEAALALIALSAPDLLVVDANLPRIDGVEVCRRLRADPATRAMPIVMMSAAYVSLADALTDGGADELVMKPFVRETLVNNVERLLKPRP
- a CDS encoding GTP-binding protein produces the protein MTTPGPGPGGAVPFTILTGFLGAGKTTTLNRMLAAPHGRRIAVLVNELGRIAIDTRLIVARGSDVLELAGGCVCCKVDLKSDLWDGIAEVVARSKPDQVVLETTGIAEPAAILDNLGRVPAAVRDRIVPAGTIAVVDAEAGAAQLDRHDEARGQVEAADRVLLRKLDRADLGQHMAVRARVAALAPTAEVASFPDSDDGAVALTAWLLAARAPRPTSGHGHRHRHGQLSAAIFADPTPLAGDAVLAVLRELGDRLVRAKGFVRLAGDVDAGFVERAGAVLELRRGLPWPGPPRTELVMIGDDLDESALRRALWACRVGT
- a CDS encoding PD40 domain-containing protein, whose protein sequence is MLRRAHAVAAVAAVAAVVAALARPAAAGDPERVWQTVESEHFAVHFAAPLADVGRRIAVLAERAHRVLAPVLDHAPAEKTHIVLIDDNDGANGFANVLPRNAVTLYASAPNSGSVLADHDDWLYLLFAHEYTHILHLDSIGGLARYYNGIFGKTWAPNQVMPRWIIEGLATYEESKRSSAGRTRAALFDAYLRVPVLAGDDLRLDEFTNSPLKFPRGNAAYLYGSHFLKYVFDRFGDDAARRMSWSSGSSTVPFGTNRQLVAAIGHTFDELYPAWHRQLRDHATLQLEAVERRRPRAGRRLSVVGEFARNPRYTADGRELWFTENDGLSREQIKAIPAGGDHRSARPVAAFDRMGGFDVDSDGVIVLEQTQFYRDVYAFQDLVQHDPTSGRTTLLTRAERARDPALSPDGDLVAYSKNGRSTSELWVVSRRQPEARRRIWAGAGRYDQVFMPAWSPDGRRLAFIAWRAGGARDLLVVDVGTGAVEPITDDRALDDNPRWSPDGRYLYFTSDRTGVANVFAHDLATRALWQVTNLTGHVFEMAVSPDSQRLAYLDFVGSGQDLYELALDPRQWAPARPYVDDRPAPTVVPDDEAEVSAPRPYRALETLAPRAWTAQLTLGTFGQAATAATSGADVAGLHAYTLVTTVELERGDVNVGGAYGYGGARYGLRAAASRTLAHRTSIRIDGRSRPWDEEILSGSVGFGVPVRRTDDGALAVSFDYAVDWVRRADAPSTIADPTQTLPGVPRSDFVNAGLGARVSYGNSRGYLYNLGPTEGHELSLGLRLDHPALGASQRALTVNWFWRGYYKLPWGDTPALAVRVAGATRVSDLSRGGGYGLGGVPVQDVVQAVIDSTRTGSTGYLRGYPVRAVAGNTFHLANLEYRHQLATIERGASTLPVYLRRVHLAGLVDVGAAYDGEPTLDAVKPTVGAALRLDTIVGYFVPGTFEVGVARGLAAKGQTDTWFLLTGSL